The Streptomyces sp. JB150 genomic interval TGGCCCGCATCATCGACCTCGCGTACGACGCCGTCGCCAAGGGGGTGGCCACCGAGGAGGACATCGACACCGCGATGCGGCTGGGCGTCAACTACCCTCTGGGACCCTTCGAATGGAGCCGCAGGCTCGGCCGCCGCTGGGCCTACGACCTCCTCGACGACCTGCACCTGCGCGATCCGTCCGGCCGCTACGCGCCGTCCCTCGCGCTGTACCGCCACGCGTACGCCACCGACCGACGGGAGGGCGGCACCAGATGACCACCGCCAGGCGCGACACGTACACCCCGGAGACCCTGCTGTCGGTCGCCGTGCAGGTCTTCAACGAGCGCGGCTACGACGGCACCTCCATGGAGCACCTGTCCAAGGCGGCGGGCATCTCCAAGTCGTCGATCTACCACCACGTCGCCGGCAAGGAGGAGCTGCTGCGCCGGGCCGTCAGCCGGGCGCTGGACGGGCTCTTCGCGATCCTCGACGAGGAGCACGCGCGCGTGGGGCGTGCCGCCGACCGCCTGGAGTACGTCGTCCGGCGCATGGTCGAGGTGCTCACGGCCGAGCTGCCGTACGTCACCCTGCTGCTGCGGGTGCGCGGCAACACCGGCACCGAGCGCTGGGCTCTGGAGCGCCGCCGCGACTTCGACCACCGGGTCGCCGAGCTGCTGAGGGCGGCGGCGGCCGACGGGGACGTGCGCGGCGACGTGGAGTTCCGGCTGGCGACCCGGCTGGTCTTCGGAATGATCAACTCCATCGTGGAGTGGTACCGCCCGGACGGCCGCGGCGCGGGCGCGCGCGAGGTGGGCGACGCGGTGGTCCGGCTCGTCTTCGACGGGCTGCGGCGAGCGGACTGAGACGGTCTCGGGGCGGTGCGGTGTCCGGCATCCGCCGTCGGGCCCGGGTCACCGCGATCCGCCCCCGCGGTGCGCGGTCAGCTCTGCGGCTCCAGGTCCTCCTCCTCGAAGACCAGCAGGGTGCGGGTGGAGAGCACCTCGGGGATGGCCTGGAGGCGGGTGAGGACCAGTTCGCGCAGGGCCCGGTTGTCGGGGGTGTGGACCAGCAGCAGGACATCGAAGTCACCGCCCACCAGGGCGATGTGCGAGGCGCCGGGCAGCTTCCGCAGCTGTTCCCGGACCGTGCGCCAGGAGTTCTGGACGATCTTCAGGGTGATGTACGCCGAGGTGCCCTGCCCGGCGCGCTCATGGTTCACGCGCGCCCCGAAGCCACGGATCACGCCGTCCTCGACGAGCCGGTTGATGCGTGCGTAGGCGTTGGCGCGCGAGACGTGCACCCGCTCGGCGACGGAGCGTATGGACGCGCGGCCGTCCGCCTGGAGCATCCGGAGAATGTCCTGGTCGATGGCGTCGAGGGGGCGGGGCGGCGGAAGCGGGACCCCGGGGCTGGCGGCCTCGGCCATTTGTTCAGGTGCCATGTCCCCCCGCCTCCCTACCATGGACGTACTGCGTCCATCTCAGGTTGTGCAGAACCGTTTGTCCACAGCCTGGACCCGCCTGTAGCCAAAATGTGCCGTCGACCGAACAATCGGTAGGTGAGGCGCGTCACAGACGCCGCGCCTCTCGAAGCCGCTCCCACGAGGAGCCGCTCCCACGAGGAGGTGCCGTCATGACGGTCATGGAGCAGCGGGGCGCTTACCGGCCCACACCGCCGCCCGCGTGGCAGCCCCGAACCGACCCGGGGCCGCTGCTGCCCGACGCGGAGCCGTACCGCGTCCTGGGCACCGAGGCGGCGGCGAAGGCCGATCCCGAGCTGCTGCGCACGCTCTACGCCCAGCTGGTCCGCGGCCGCCGCTACAACGCGCAGGCCACCGCCCTCACCAAGCAGGGCCGGCTCGCCGTCTACCCGTCCAGCACCGGCCAGGAGGCCTGCGAGGTCGCCGCCGCGCTCGCCCTGGAGGAGCGCGACTGGCTCTTCCCGAGCTACCGCGACACCCTCGCCGCCGTCGCCCGCGGCGTCGACCCCGTCGAGGCGCTGACCCTGCTGCGCGGCGACTGGCACACCGGCTACGACCCGCACGAACACCGCGTGGCCCCCCTGTGCACCCCTCTGGCGACCCAGCTCCCGCACGCCGTCGGCCTCGCCCACGCCGCCCGGCTCAAGGGCGACGACGTGGTCGCGCTGGCCATGGTCGGCGACGGCGGCACCAGCGAGGGCGACTTCCACGAGGCGCTGAACTTCGCCGCCGTATGGCAGGCACCGGTCGTCTTCCTCGTCCAGAACAACGGCTTCGCGATCTCCGTTCCGCTCGCCAAGCAGACCGCCGCCCCGTCCCTCGCCCACAAGGCCGTCGGGTACGGGATGCGCGGCCGCCTGGTCGACGGCAACGACGCGGCGGCCGTGCACGAGGTGCTGACCGACGCCGTACGGCAGGCCCGCGCGGGTGGCGGCCCCACCCTCGTGGAGGCCGTCACGTACCGCGTCGACGCCCACACCAACGCCGACGACGCCACCCGCTACCGCACCGACGACGAGGTCGAGGCCTGGCGCGCCCACGACCCGATCCAGCTGCTGGAGCGGGAGCTGACCGGCCGCGGCCTGCTCGACGAGGCCGCGATCCAGGCCGCGCGGGACGACGCCGAGACCATGGCCGCCGACCTGCGCGCCCGGATGAACCAGGACCCCCGGCTCGACCCCATGGACCTGTTCACCCACGTCTACGCCGAACCCACCACCCAGCTGCGCGAGCAGCAGGCCCAGTTGCAGGCCGAGCTGGCGGCGGAGCAGGAAGGGGCCCACTGATGACCACCGTCGCCGTCAAGCCGGCCACCATGGCGCAGGCCCTCACGCGCGCGCTGCGCGACGCCATGGCCGCCGACCCGTCCGTGCACGTCCTCGGTGAGGACGTCGGCACGCTCGGCGGCGTCTTCCGGGTCACCGACGGACTCGCCAAGGAGTTCGGCGAGGACCGCTGCACCGACACCCCGCTCGCCGAGGCGGGCATCCTCGGCACCGCCGTCGGCATGGCGATGTACGGGCTGCGCCCGGTCGTGGAAATGCAGTTCGACGCCTTCGCGTACCCGGCGTTCGAGCAGCTCCTGTCGCACGTGGCGAAGATGCGCAACCGCACCCGCGGCAGGATGCCGCTCCCGATCACCATCCGCGTCCCCTACGGCGGCGGCATCGGCGGCGTCGAGCACCACAGCGACTCCTCCGAGGCGTACTACATGGCGACTCCGGGGCTTCACGTCGTCACGCCCGCGACCGTCGCCGACGCCTACGGCCTGCTGCGCGCCGCCATCGCCTCCGACGACCCGGTCGTCTTCCTGGAGCCCAAGCGGCTGTACTGGTCGAAGGACTCCTGGAACCCGGAGCAGCCGCAGCACGTTGAACCCATCGGCCGCGCGGTCGTGCGGCGCTCCGGCCGGAGCGCCACGCTGATCACGTACGGTCCGTCGGTGCCCGTGTGCCTCGAAGCCGCCGAGGCGGCGCGGACCGAGGGGTGGGACCTCGAAGTCGTCGACCTGCGCTCGCTGGTGCCGTTCGACGACGAGACGGTCTGCGCCTCGGTGCGGCGGACCGGGCGAGCGGTCGTCGTCCATGAGTCCAGCGGGTTCGGCGGGCCGGGCGGGGAGATCGCCTCCCGGGTCACCGAGCGCTGCTTCCACCACCTGGAGGCGCCGGTGCTGCGCGTGGCCGGATTCGACATCCCCTATCCGCCGCCCATGCTGGAGCGGCATCATCTGCCCGGCGTCGACCGGATCCTGGACGCCGTGGCGCGTCTGCAATGGGAGGCCGAGAGCTGATGGCACAGGTGCTGGAGTTCAAGCTCCCCGACCTCGGCGAGGGGCTCACCGAGGCGGAGATCGTGCGCTGGCTGGTGCAGGTCGGCGACGTCGTCGCCGTCGACCAGCCGGTCGTCGAGGTCGAGACGGCCAAGGCCATGGTCGAGGTCCCCTGCCCCTACGGCGGCGTGGTCACCGCCCGCTTCGGCGAGGAGGGCACCGAGCTGCCCGTCGGGGCACCCCTGATCACCGTCGCGGTCGGCGCCGCCCCCGGCTCCGACACGCCCGCCCCGGACGCCGGTACCGGTGCCTCCGAGACCGCCGCGGCCCCCGGCCGTACGACCGGCGGCGCCGCCGAGGCGTCGCGGCAGAGCGAGGGCTCCGGCAACGTCCTCGTGGGCTACGGCACGGGCGCGCCACCGGCCCGCCGCCCCCGGGTGCGCCCCCAGCCGCCGGGCCCGGGCACGCCCGCGCGGACCCCCGAGCGCACACCGGCCGCCGCGAGCACCCCTCCGGCCACCGCCGACCGCGAACGCGTCCACGGCGACCGCCTCGACGGGGGCAGGGACGGCCTCAACGGCAGCGGTGACCACGTCAACGGCAGCGGTGACCACGTCAACGGCACCGGTGACCACCTCGACGGCACCGGCGACCGCCTCCTCGGCGACGGCCCCGTCCCCGTGATCTCCCCGCTCGTGCGCCGGCTCGCCCGCGAGAACGGGCTGGACCTGCGG includes:
- a CDS encoding TetR/AcrR family transcriptional regulator — translated: MTTARRDTYTPETLLSVAVQVFNERGYDGTSMEHLSKAAGISKSSIYHHVAGKEELLRRAVSRALDGLFAILDEEHARVGRAADRLEYVVRRMVEVLTAELPYVTLLLRVRGNTGTERWALERRRDFDHRVAELLRAAAADGDVRGDVEFRLATRLVFGMINSIVEWYRPDGRGAGAREVGDAVVRLVFDGLRRAD
- a CDS encoding Lrp/AsnC family transcriptional regulator codes for the protein MAPEQMAEAASPGVPLPPPRPLDAIDQDILRMLQADGRASIRSVAERVHVSRANAYARINRLVEDGVIRGFGARVNHERAGQGTSAYITLKIVQNSWRTVREQLRKLPGASHIALVGGDFDVLLLVHTPDNRALRELVLTRLQAIPEVLSTRTLLVFEEEDLEPQS
- the pdhA gene encoding pyruvate dehydrogenase (acetyl-transferring) E1 component subunit alpha, whose protein sequence is MTVMEQRGAYRPTPPPAWQPRTDPGPLLPDAEPYRVLGTEAAAKADPELLRTLYAQLVRGRRYNAQATALTKQGRLAVYPSSTGQEACEVAAALALEERDWLFPSYRDTLAAVARGVDPVEALTLLRGDWHTGYDPHEHRVAPLCTPLATQLPHAVGLAHAARLKGDDVVALAMVGDGGTSEGDFHEALNFAAVWQAPVVFLVQNNGFAISVPLAKQTAAPSLAHKAVGYGMRGRLVDGNDAAAVHEVLTDAVRQARAGGGPTLVEAVTYRVDAHTNADDATRYRTDDEVEAWRAHDPIQLLERELTGRGLLDEAAIQAARDDAETMAADLRARMNQDPRLDPMDLFTHVYAEPTTQLREQQAQLQAELAAEQEGAH
- a CDS encoding alpha-ketoacid dehydrogenase subunit beta, whose protein sequence is MTTVAVKPATMAQALTRALRDAMAADPSVHVLGEDVGTLGGVFRVTDGLAKEFGEDRCTDTPLAEAGILGTAVGMAMYGLRPVVEMQFDAFAYPAFEQLLSHVAKMRNRTRGRMPLPITIRVPYGGGIGGVEHHSDSSEAYYMATPGLHVVTPATVADAYGLLRAAIASDDPVVFLEPKRLYWSKDSWNPEQPQHVEPIGRAVVRRSGRSATLITYGPSVPVCLEAAEAARTEGWDLEVVDLRSLVPFDDETVCASVRRTGRAVVVHESSGFGGPGGEIASRVTERCFHHLEAPVLRVAGFDIPYPPPMLERHHLPGVDRILDAVARLQWEAES